A region of the Oncorhynchus clarkii lewisi isolate Uvic-CL-2024 chromosome 4, UVic_Ocla_1.0, whole genome shotgun sequence genome:
CTGATGTTTCAGTGGAATCCAGGCAATAAACATATACACACCTAAGTAAATCAGAGAAACCAACTACAGATGTTGGACCTTCATTTGAGCCCGTTTTCTATataaggaaaataatcctgcagcaacaggaaatgtgaattattatgtgcattatatttaatggacatttttgtaggggttgatacatttttcgtaagggaaaatcaagtctgacatttcaaagtaaaaattacaaacttcagaagccttttaaagCCTCAAATACAAGTTTAAAATGTCCTGTATTGCAGGaaggttctcctgcaacagggtaaTCAAATGTAGATCCTGCATCTGTACAGTACTATATCTGTGATGTGTAATAGCTCCATCATCAGTAACATTAGCATTACATTCTCCCATAATGCTAATTCAAGTTGAGTATTAATACTGTGTCTCTGAGCAAACATAGAGATTGCACTGAGTGCTACTGTGCCCGGGATTACataacaccctctctctccagccctaCCTCCTTCCACCTTCATTAGGTAATGACTTTCATACAAGAGTCTGAGCACAGCAGTCACTGACTGGTTTAATGTGGGTAACGTTAATTTAGAGTTGGAAATGTAGATTACACTAactaagcgagagagagaggcacagagagagcaAAATTGTATACAGTGGTTTGACATTAGAGAACTAGCAGATTGTGCAGTCCATTCAGCACTACTACAGCGCAATGCAtcttcagcaccacggacagcacCCAACCTACTTACACTGAACATGATTTTAGTACTGAGCAATTAACTTAGTCTGTATGTGTCCGCATGGCCATAATAATGCAAGTCCGTGCAGTGAGACAACTGAATAAAACCTCAACAGCGGTGGATTGAAGAGGGGACTAGTGAAATGTAGGAGTGGGTCTTAGAGTACCTCCTGCCTTCAAGAGAAGAGGACATTGGTTGTCACTGCTGCTCTCACTCACAATCTGAGACTTCATCCACCTTTGTGCTGTAGCCTTCACAAGTGTCCCCTGTCGAGTCTGTGGTGTGGTTGTTATTTAGTTAGGCCCGCCTACGCATGAGCGAGTAATAAAGCGATGACTCTGCGATGTTATAAAGCGCAAACAAACAGGCGGCAAGGCAGAGCACTTTGGATGAGGACACCCTTAAGTGACTTGACTCGGTTAAAAAAAGATGGAACATCTGTCCAGGTACAGATTTCACTACAATGAACAAACATCTCAAACTACACGGTCCATTACCTGCGTGCGGCAACCTTTCCTCCAGTTCTCATTGCACCACACAGAGCACAAACGTCAAAGGTGCGATCTTATATCGATCGACTTTCGATAAGTCTGTGGCCCTCAGGACTGATGTGACGTTAAGCCTAGGCCTACTGCCGAATAACCACATCAAACCGGGTAATAGCCTACAATTCAAAAAACCGAGAGGAAAACTTGTGAATCAGTCACGTCAACAGTAATTAGAGGAACACAGTTGGGAAGCGCGTGTTAAAGCCATTCACGAGTAGGAGAGATTTATGATTGTTCAAGCAGAGTCCTGGGACGCTCGTCCTCCATCCCTCGCGGCCGTTGGACGTCATCACCGCGAGGGATGGATGTCTGTTTAAACAGGCTTGCAGATAAACTATTGTGCGGGAGCGTTCCGAGGCTGCGCAGACTCCTGTTCGGTTTAATCAGTGGTTATCAGGAGTCATCCCGAAGGAGTGATGCACCACCAGACTGCCTCATAAGTAGGGTATCAATggggccacacacacagagagagattggGCAATCACTTTCACTGGAATATTAAAAAGTTTGTCATGCTAGATAACCAAAATGAATATCTGGTGAACATTAGCATATCAGTCTAGTTCAGTGAGGCTATCTTATGCATGTGTGGTAGACCTTTCTCATTGCATGTGGTCATATAGGCTAATATCGTTAATAACATTATCGTATCAAACCAAAGTGGATGTGTCCGTACAGAGTTACATTACCGACACCGTGGGTCTGCCCAATACAGAGGGTTTGTTCAGCGCAGCTGTGACTGTGATGTTGGAACGCCTTGTCCTTTTGGCTAATGCTAGATGTAATTAAGTATACCATTACCAACGTACAGTAACTAACAGCCGTGCTTGACTCATTTCCCAATATTTGTTTCCAGTCACTGACTGTcccagaggagactgcgtgaatcaggccttcattgtcaaattgctgcaaagaaaccactactaagggaccccaataaaaagaagagacttacttgggccaagaaacacaagcaatgttatttagaattcaaggcacacttaaccagcatggtttccacagtattctgcagtgatacgccatcccatctggtttgcgcttagtgggactatcatttgttttgcaacaggacaatgaccaaaacacacctccaggctgtgtaagggctatttgaacaagaaggaaagtgatggagtgctgcatcagatgacctggcctccacaatcattgGACTTCAACCCAATTCAGATGTTTTGGGCTGTttgacagcagagtgaaggaaaagcaggcaacaagtgctcagcatatgtgggaactccttcaagactgttggaaaagcattcctcgtaaagctggttgagagaatgccaagagtgtgcaaagctgtcaaggaaaaggatggctactttgaagaatctcaaatataaaatatgtttagatttgtttaacactttttttggatgATGATtacacatgtgttatttcatagttttgatgtcttcactgttattctacaatgtagaacattgtaaaaataaagaaaaacccttgaatgagtaggtgtgtccaaacttttgactggtactgtacaggcttctttgtaaatgatgtctgagtgttggagtgtgcccctggctatctgtgaaggaacttattatttttttaattaatggTATCGTTTGGTTAATATAAGGAATTGgaaatgattcatacttttacttttgatacttaagtatatgttAGCAATTACTTTTCGTActtaaatttatttttaaaaccaaatacttttgacttttactcaagtaatattttacaagGTGAGTTTTATATTTTCTATttaagtatctttacttttactcaagtataacaattggTTATTTTTTCCACCACAGGGATTACATCAATTGGAACCGTCTAGTGGGCAAATGCACGTAATGTAGGTCTACTCTATCAATGCAcaattgtgtgtgtctctctctctttcgcataTGCACACACTTTGAGAAAACACGTTTTGAATATGTCTGGGTGCAAATTGAAGCCATTCTTCGGCACTGACTGAGTCAATGTGCCATTAGCCTAACTAAACAGCCACCCAGGGGGGGAGATGGtcatggagggaggagaaaggaaaACACCGAGTGAAAAGACAGATGCTGCACGAGGTCACTTTTAGAGAAACACGTGGCAACCAAACACGTGTGGCGCTCACTGATTCAGTTCTTATTTTCTCATTTTATTCATATACTCATCTCTTATAAAATGTACAATATAGACACCTTTACAAAATAGAAAATTACCCACATTACTGACAAATACAAAGTACAActccaacatatatatatatataggcctaTGCAATACTGCTTTGGCATTTCAAATACATAATAAAGTGCTagttttttttcatatttttttaatataaatacaTTCACGATGACGTTTTTCTTTTAATCACAAAAGTTTTTGTTCACAGCATTTCAGACGGACTGTGTCCTGGTCTTCAGTTGCAATAAAGTGCAGATGCTTATGTTAGATATACATTTGAGCGCCGAATCCACTTGTTTAAAGCATTTACAGTCAACTGAAAACGAATTGTCGGTggccaacacacaaacacactgtcatCAGAGTTCACTCAGCACCCCTCTAAACTTCACTGGGTGACCTGGAGCGGTAGGCTACGTTGGTCTGAAAGCAGCCGCAGAAAAGGACGTAGAGCGAGCGCTGGATCTCGGCATTGCGGTAGGCGTAGATGATTGGGTTGATCATGGAGTTGTAGGTGGCCGGAAGCAGCGTGGCGTACGTGTACACCAACGGGTACTCGCGCTCTCCCACCAGGCAGTAAATAGCGAAGGGCAGCCAGCTCGCGCCGAAGGTGCCCAGGATGATGGCCAGCGTGGACACGCCCTTCTTGGTGGCCACGTAGTGCGAGGCAGTGAAGAAGTGCTTCTGAAGAGCGATCTGGTGCGCGTGGTGGCATACGATCTTGCAGATCTTGAAGTAGAGAGTCAGCATGAGTATGAAGATGACGAAGAAGGAGACCGCCAACAATGTCACGTTGCTGCGAGTGAGCGGGCGCACGATGCTGCACGAGTTCGGGTCGTCCAGACAGTTCCAGCCCAGCACGGGTAGCAGGCCCAGGCACATAGACACGCCCCACGTGCCCGCCAGCATCAGGTGCACATAGTGGAGCGTCTTCTCCGAGAAGTAAGTCAGTGCGTTGTAGAGAGAAAAGTACCGGTCCACCGTTATAGCCAGCAGGCTACTGATGGACGCCGTGAAGGAGGCCACTAGGAACCCAACAGTAATAAGACTGATGGTCTCTGAGGAGATGACGTACTGGAACACGAAGTTGAGGATTAATCCCATGCCTGCCAGTAAATCCGCAGTGGCCAGGCTCCCTATGAGAACGAACATGGGAGTGCGCAGGGTGGGCGTATAGAAGATGATAGCCACCACGATGCTGTTCTCACAGGCGATGACGGTGCCCGACATGCAAAGCATGATGTCCCACGGGTTGATGGGGAAGTCCTGCGGGGCGGCGGAGAGTTCCAGGCTGCCGTTTCTCTCTGGATAGTTGGCCTCCATACACGGGAAAGCCTTTCCAGCCAACGTGGCTGTCGCCACAGTGTCGTTACCGAGGAAAGTCTCGTTCATGTCTGCGCATGTGTCACCTTTTCCCTCCTGAAGAGAaaatgacacagagagagagagattgcagtTTAGTTTCACAATTGCCATATGTAAAAATATGCAATGCCTAGAGACAGCAGGGTAGGAGCTATCCGTGGTGCGGAAACGTGGGCAACTCATGCAGCGGCTAAAAACGCCAAACCTGAATCATGAAAAACTCATAAAAGACAGATCTAAAACTGTTATTACAGCACGGTTATATTATCAAAAAGCTTGTGTCCAACTTTTGAGACCGCATGAAGAGCAGTGCCCGAGGAgctatccatggtgctgaaacttgaaACGGAATAATAGGCTATGATCGTGGATAAAAATGCACCCCTGTCCCACTTAACTCCCAATAACGAAACAAACTGATACACAATATTATCAAAACTCAATAAAGTAGCACATCGTCTTTTCAGCGAGTTTTAGTTTCCATGTGAAATTGTGATGTAGATTACATACCTCTCCGTTTTACACAGAGCTTTCGGAAAAAACGTATTTGTAGAAAATCACAACTGTCCCTTTCCT
Encoded here:
- the LOC139407831 gene encoding G-protein coupled receptor 6, with the translated sequence MNETFLGNDTVATATLAGKAFPCMEANYPERNGSLELSAAPQDFPINPWDIMLCMSGTVIACENSIVVAIIFYTPTLRTPMFVLIGSLATADLLAGMGLILNFVFQYVISSETISLITVGFLVASFTASISSLLAITVDRYFSLYNALTYFSEKTLHYVHLMLAGTWGVSMCLGLLPVLGWNCLDDPNSCSIVRPLTRSNVTLLAVSFFVIFILMLTLYFKICKIVCHHAHQIALQKHFFTASHYVATKKGVSTLAIILGTFGASWLPFAIYCLVGEREYPLVYTYATLLPATYNSMINPIIYAYRNAEIQRSLYVLFCGCFQTNVAYRSRSPSEV